From the genome of Loxodonta africana isolate mLoxAfr1 chromosome 4, mLoxAfr1.hap2, whole genome shotgun sequence:
tgttaccttgaagactaaggtgtgtgcgcctgacccaagccatggtattttcaatcgcatcatatgcatgggaaggctggacaatgaataaggaagactgaagaagaattgatgccttggaactGTGGTGttttgaagagtattgaatataccatggaatgccgaaagaatgaacaaatctgtcttggaagaagtacagccagaatgctgcttggaagcaaggatggcgagactgcatcttacatactttggacatgttgtcaggagggacatcatgcttggcaaagtacaaggtaacggaaaagaggaagactcttaacaaggtggattgacacagtggctgcaacaatgagctcaagcatagcaacgattgtaaggatggtgcaggactgggcagtgttttgttctgttgtgtgtagggtcactatgagtcggaaccgactcaatggcacctaacaacaacaacaacatggaaataATATTCTTGTTTGTCCTGAGGACTAGAGATAACACATGTAGACGTGCAAAGAGAACCTCTGGCACAGAGTAAGGTAGTTAGTGTTAGTATAAAAGAAATCCTTTTGTATGatagaataataataatgccaCTTCCCCAACACTTCTATGAACCCGACCACAATTAATACACTTTCTTTTTTGGAAGGATCGAGTTCTTTTGTACTGTGGCCTCTCCAAGATTGGTAGTTTTCAGCTCACTTGGATAATGTAGCACTAATGGTCTTTACAGAGGGCCCTTCTAATGTCCCTGATCTGTTTCCAAGTTGTCTTCACAGCTGTAGTGTAGGGCTAAAGAATTTATAGGTCATGTTTCATCCTTAGCTATAGATTTGGCTGTGATGTTTCCCATCCAGAAAAGGGAGGAAGGCATAGAGTACTAATTTAAGGAGATAACAGTAAAGGAAAAGATTAATAAGAAAAAGGCACAGAAGGTAACGCATTTCTAAACATTTTTCACAATGGCTAACCATTGGGAAAAAGGCCTTCCTTGACCAGTAGTGCTCTTAGGGGCatgaggaacttttttttttttaaggttctgTTGTTATCAcatcagtacatcgacaggaaactgccagaaattcaagccagattcagaagaggatgtggaatgagggatatcatagctgatgtcagatggatcttggctgaaagcagagaataccagaaagatgttttactgactatgcaaaggtatttgactgtgtggaaataacatattatggataacattgtgaagaatgggaatttcagagcattATATTGTggttatgcagaacctgtacatagaccaagagacagttgttcaaacagaacaagaggatacttcatggtttaaaatcaggaaaggtgagtgtgtcagggttgtatcctttcagcatataATCCTAGacgctggattatatgaagaaaaatgtagcatTAGGATTGGTGGAAAACTTATTAACGACCTGCGATATGCagttgacacagccttgcttgctgaaagtcaagaggacttgaagcacttactgatgaagatcaaagactacagccttcagtatggattacacctcaacataaagaaaacaaaaattctcacaactagaccaacaagcaacatcaagataaatggagaaaagattgaagttgtcaagggtttcatttactTTGATCCGCAATTAGTGCTCATGGAAGCAACGGTCACGAAATCAAAgactgtattgcattgggcaaatctgctgcaaaagacacctttaaagtgttaaaaagcaaagatgtcactttgaggactaaggtgcacctgactcaagccatattttcaatcacctcatatgcatgtgaaacctggacagtgaataaaaaagactgaagaagaattgatgcctctgaattatggtttctgtgaagaatattgagtataccatgcattgctagaagaaggaacaagtctgtcttggaataaatatAGCCAGAGCACTCCTTGCAAGCAAGGGTGTCACGTCTTTGTTtcaagtactttgaacatgttaccaggatagaccagtccctggagaaggatatcatgcttggcagagagtcagtgaaaaagaggaagacctggacgagatggattgacaccgtggctgcaacaaagggctcaaacaaagcaattgtgaggatggtgcaggactgggcaatatttcgttctgttgtacatagggtccctatgagttggaatcaactcaagggcacctaacaactacattGTTCTAAAAGGCTAATTTATGTAAAAGttcttaaagaaaagaaaaaaaaagttattttatgaTTTTCCCCCCAATTAAACCAAATGTCTAAATTATAAAATTTGTAATCTTGCTTTGTAGTGTACTAAGTTCTAGGATTGCAGACTCTGGAGCTAGATTTCTTGGTTGGGTTTGAAATCACACTCCATCACTAACTGTGTTAAACCAAAATGTCCTTTGTTTCACTTTCTTTATCTTTAAACTCCAGATAATATTACTACCTACCTTATagaattgtgaagattaaatgagttaatgtatatGTAAgagcttagaacagtgcttggcacatattaAATGTTGATACTTATTATCTTTAATgctgtttatttttaataagttttttttaagtttaacttGATACactaaaaataacataaaaataaagatgtctttAATTTTATCACAATAGCTACAGGTATTATCTAACAAGATTGATAATTTAAACAAGTATGcagttttttcttatttttatcattatttataAAATGCTCTGATTGAAATTAATTATAATTTTACCTACATTAAATGTATATAGTGTGACTTACTGCTTTTATGATATCCAAGTTTAAATATAGCCTATCTACATGGTATACAAAATTTGCATTTATTTCAAGTGTTTCATATTTATGACTGAAACATATCAAGGTAAGGATTTATTTAGGACAGATTTGTACTGTATACCCATAACACAGACAGTAGTTAGTATTAGTTACTTTGACGTTTTGTTTGATTTTGCTTAGAAGGTATTTGTATATTATTTCCCCACTAATCAGAAtatgaaaataatttcattttaaagtaCAACCTGTTTTTTTGCTGCTTAACAGTATTAAATGATGAATTGTAAACGTTGCCAAAAGATCACATTCATTTGAAAATATCACCTTAGTTAATACTGAATCATTAAATGTGAACAGTTTTACAGAGAATAATAACAACTTAGTATGGCTTTTTAcataattatttataaaattttgctTAATACAGTTAAATACTTAAACGTTATTGGGTACTCTTTGTTAGGAACTGGATCTAATCTTTTATGTTGTTTGGTGTTACCGATGTTTTTCTTTCACCCTTATTAATCACTTTATGACCTCAGGAGAGTCAATAACCAAAGTATAATAATTAGTTCACTTAAGATAAAGATAATGACATGGGATTAGTCACAGTTGCTGCTAAAATATAAACATTATAAATTGTAAGTGTTAAAAGATTCTAGAAGCCAGGGAAAATTTCTTTGGTCTGTGCTTCGTGAAGCCATGCTTTGAGGGTGCTACATACATAAGGTGATGAATGACTGTGACTTAACGTTCACAACAAGCTAATTACTACTCAAGGTCTTACGTCTCCATAAAGCGTATTGCATTATAATTCATTTCATATCATTTGTTCTCAGCATTTTGTAAGGAGCTATTATGAAAGACATGGACGGCATGATTTACAGTCAtgatggaaaatatggtcttaaaAATTGTCAAATAATAATACCCTAGAAATTATGGAGCTTTCTTGATTCTTTTACtatcagtgtctttttttttttgtccaggaaatctgttttttttttttttttttaattcctctaaACTACAGAGTAAATTACGGTCaagtccttttttaaaaaactatataaaCCAATTTTGACCCCCTCCTAATATTTCTACCTCTAAAACCCTAGTCCAGCGAATCATCATCTGTTTCCTAGACTGCTGCACAAGCCTTCCAGTTCAGCCTTCCTGCCTCCAATTTTGGCTTTTTACAATCAGTTCTTTGCACAGAAACCAGATCCTTTTAAAACATAAGTCGTGGCACGCTACTCCTCCGCTTAAAACTTTCCAACACCCTCCCATTGAAATTGAAACAAAATCCAAACACCTCATGATCTCCAAGATTTTACTTTCTCCCTAATCTTATCACCTATTATTTAACCTCTCCTCTCCCCTGGCAACAGCTCCCAACTGCATTAGCGTCATAGTTTTTCTCTTTTGAATATACTTCACGACCCTTGCacttttgttcattcatctgagAACTCTCCCCTGAGGTCTCTGATTGCTTCCTTATGGCAATTTATGTTCCTACTCAAAtgtcaggagccctggcagtgcagtggttaagtgcttggctgctaaccagaaggtcggcagttcgaacccaccagccactccatgggagaaagatgtggcagtctgcttctgtaaagattacagccttgggaaccctatggggcaattctactctgtcctatagaatcactgtgaattggaattgacttgatgacaatgggttttttggttttattcaaatATCACCTTCTTAATGAACCCTCTCCAAAATACCCTGATTAAAATAGACCTACCCTTCTACTAAGACATTTCCCTATCACATCAtccaatttaattatttttatcatgTTTACCACTATCCGATTTTATATTAGTTACTTATTCATGTTTGCGTCTTTTGCCTTTGTTTACTGATGTATCCTTAGCATCATCAAACATGCCTAGCACATAATTGGCACACAATAAACATTTGATTTATGAAAGAATGACAATTTTCTGTAATGGACTATTTTCAGCTCTATGACTCCAATATCATCCCACCATTCCTACCTATGTGTCCGTGTTCCTTCTCTATTCCTAAGGCTCCAGCAAAAATAGTCTTATTCCATTGCCTCTTACTCATCCATCTCTCTTTGATTATTGTCTTAACTTCAGTAGTTTTAACTATAGTTATATTGTTGCTAACCTTTAAATATAggttaatataattttaattgtCTTTAACAATTTCCTTTTCCAGAGCCTACCATGAAATTAAGATACTTTGTatggtcttcattttttttttttttttttgcgttaaAACTCCTGATTCTTTGATAGTCTCAACCTCAAAGTGCATCTGtcaaaaaatagtaaaattagGAGTGTATATATTAAACCATCATTCTGAGTTTACGAAGGTGATGACAGAAATATAatgtgctttctttttcttttagatcTCCAACTAAAGacatggattcagaagagaaggaAATTGTGGTTTGGGTTTGCCAAGAAGAAAAGATTGTCTGTGGGTTAACTAAACATACCACCTCTGCTGATGTCATCCAGGCTTTGCTTGAGGAACACAAGACTACGTTTGGAGAGAAACGGTTTCTTCTGGGGAAGCCCAGTGATTACTGTATCATAGAAAAGTGGCGAGGCTCAGAACGGGTTCTTCCTCCACTAACTAGAATCCTGAAGCTTTGGAAAGCCTGGGGAGATGAGCAGCCCAATATGCAATTTGTTTTGGTTAAGGCAGATGCTTTTCTTCCAGTTCCTCTGTGGCGGACAGCTGAAGCTAAATTAGTGCAAAACGCAGAAAAACAGAGGGAACTCAGCCCAGCAAATTACCTGAAGACATTACCGccgaataaacaaaaaagaatagtCAGAAAAACCTTCAGGAAACTGGCTAAAATTAAGCAAGACATGGTTTCCCAAGATCGAGATAACATGGAGACATTAGTTCATCTGATCATTTCCCAGGATCATACTATTCATCAGCAAGTCAAGAGAATGAAAGAGCTGGATCTAGAAATTGAAAAGTGTGAAGCTAAGTTCCACCTTGActggatagaaaatgatggagaAAATTATGTCCAGGATGCATATTTAATGCCCAGTTTCAATGATGTTGAACAAAAACTAGACTTGCAGTATGATGAAAGCGAGACACTGGAGGACCTGAACAAAAGCGATGGAATCATACAACTGGAAGAACGACTAAAATATTACAGAATGCTCATTGATAAGCTCTCCACTGAAATAGAAAAAGAGGTGAGAAGTGTTTGCATTGAGATAAATGAAGATGCAGAAGGGGCAACTGCAGCTGAACTGGAATGCTCAAATTTAGAAAGTGTTAAGTGCGATTTGGAGAAAAGCATGAAAGCTGGTTTGAAAATCCACTCTCACTTGAGTGGCATCCAGAAAGAGATTAAATACAGTGACTCATTGCTTCAAATGAAAGCAAAAGAATATGAGCTCCTGGCCGAGGAATTCAATTTGCTTCATGTTAGCAACAAAGATGGATGCCAGCTAAAGGAAAACAGAGGGAAGGAATCCGAAGTTCCTAACAGCAGTGAAAATGTCCCTCCATTTACTCAAAGGGTATTTAACATGTATACAAATGACACAGACTCAGACACCGGGATCAGCTCTAACCACAGTCAGGACTCAGAGACAACTGTAGGGGATGTGGTGCTGTTGTCAACATAATGTCAATGGCTTCTTGCTGACCAACCTTAATGTTGTTAATGTctgtttaattttaaatattacctCTTGAAAAAATGTAAGTCATGTTACTCAGTAGTTAATAAAAATCAGTAAAATAtgtaacatttgttttttttatgtaacaTTTCCAGTATGACTTTATTACAAGCTCAAACTATAAACTATTAGCAATGCAGTACAAAGAACATGTAGGCATATAACAGAAATAATTTGATGGGAATTGTATTATAATTTCTCATACTGTCTATAGGAAATTATTTATACAAACTTAAAATTAATTCTTAGTATTATAGTCAAAATGTTGAAACTATACACatgaaaaagtaaaatatgccataATATCTTTTTTGGAGCCGTGGCGGTggagtggtcaagagctcagctgctaacaaaaaggtcagcagtttaaatccaccagctgctccttcaatccctatggggcagttctgctctatccttgtagggtcactatgagttggaattgactttgtTTGGTTAATATCTTTTTCATTGTAACTGCAATTATCCAAATCTTTGTTCTTTTAATTGATACTTAGAATGTACTACATGTGTCTCTCACTTATTGAATCCCTCTACCTGTTTAGGTCTATATGAGAAGAAGTGGGAAGGGCTGATGTTGAGACATGTACAAATACTGACAGTTGATTAAACTGGGACACAGATGGAGGAAGGGCCAACAACTGCATAAAAACAGCAGTTACTCTAAAGGAACCTAAATGTATTAAAAGATGTGCATGGCCTTTCTCTTTCTACCCATGCAGATCTTCTGATCAAACCAGTGGTCCTTGCAGGTTCATTCTCTGAGTCATACATAGTGTGAGTTACAGAGGAATTCATAAGGTCATAATCTTGTTTATTTATGCTTTATCTATAAAAGTTGAAGGGATGCAATTTAAAGTCCTTTATGGGGGTAAAATAGAGTTTTGCATGCCATAGTATCAGCATTTAGTTTCTGAGTTTATAGAGAGGAattcacatggaaacaaaacttTTGTTCAGCTGTAATTTGCTTCAGATGGCCTTCTTAGTACTTCACCTATGATGCAAACTAAAAAAGTACTAGTTCCACCCCAACATACTAGTGAAACAGTCCCCAACCAATTGAATGCATTATTGGGGTCACCTTGACTGACAGGGATTATAGTGCAAGACTGTGCTTGGTTTTGCTTGGTGTTTAGTAgggccttcctttcttccctccccttcctcccttgctttttttcttcccttcatcCCTTATTCCTTCCGTCCTCCCTTTTTGTCCCTCCATGTCTCCCTTCTCcactttccctttcttccttccttcttgccaATGAATACATGATATAATCATATCGAGAACAGtcaatttcattttattatactGTTACCTGAATACTGctgcagtttattttttctcttagcTGAACGCTTCCTTGTATGCCAATGCATATATTAAGTGAGATACTATATTACTTAGTTTTAATATGAGGATATTGGTTAAGATTCCCAGTATTTCTCATCTTCTCCCATTTATTCTTATGCATACTCTAGTGTATGCTTTTAACTcagttttattaatcttttctttcATCTCCACCCCCAACCCCAATCTTTTCACCCATCTTTGGGGAGATAGTTTTTTTTGGCATTTCACTTTTTGAGAGCTTCTAAGTTATAATTTCCTGGCCTAAGATACTGCAGCAGGCTAGTCAGAAGTATTTGAAGtttactggttaaaaaaaaaaaattagaaatttccATCCCAGGAAAAGACAGTGGTAAAGTTATAGTACTAAcatgagtttaattttttttaaaagcaagggAATTGAATGGTCATTTGTGAAAGCCAGGTTTACCTCTGTAATAACCCATTAAATCATTCAGCAATATGGCAAAATATTGACAACATTCACTGTTTACTCCAAGGAATTAAATTCAGAAGAAAACATCATAAATGATAAACTCATTGTAATGTGTTTCTGCCAGGGATGAACGGACTCTTTGGACCACTTTCATCTTTAGTGAGAAAATAATGACAAAAGATGTTGCTTTTCTGCTTATATAATTTGAATAATTATCAGAATTCCTGAGAGGTTCCAATAAGAACTAAGGACTGGAGAGAATTTCATTTTAGAGACTTTGAGTTACCTTCTGATTTTATACAGTTAAGCATAGTGCCACACTCTTTATTTTACAATAAATAATGTTAAAAGGTCTTATCAGAAAGCAAGACCATTGGTTTTTAAATTTACTTAATAATTTATTTGCCATTTGGTTTTACAAATGTACTTTTATTTTTGACCATTACAacattaaatttttcatcactTACCATGGTGAATCTCTAATTTAGAGTAATATATTAGTACCAACAGGCATACTAAACACAATGGCCTTACCTCCAGATACTGAGCTATTCTTTGTCAAATTAAGTGAGAATTTGAGTTATAAATATAGGACTTGATAGAAaccttaatatttttatatatttatggaaACTTTAATAAAATGTTTATGAATCCTTGACTAACCTGACAGGTTAACTATGAAATTGCTATATGCAGCTAGAAGTAGCAAACCAAAGCTGATTGTTCTTCATTCCTTTAACAAGACCTAGCTTTACAGAGACTGTGCTGTGCTTATCCTTCCCTTCAGATGCCTTTTTCCCCTCATTCTTCCATATACGGAAATCCTATCCATTTTTTAGTCTGCTTCATGTGCTCTCTTCTATGAAACATTTATTGTTCCCTTCAATCCGTTTTAATCTATGTACCCACAAATATTTTAGATGAACTTCTCAGAGAAGAACATTTTTATCCTTGCT
Proteins encoded in this window:
- the RASSF9 gene encoding ras association domain-containing protein 9: MAPFGRNLLKTRHKNRSPTKDMDSEEKEIVVWVCQEEKIVCGLTKHTTSADVIQALLEEHKTTFGEKRFLLGKPSDYCIIEKWRGSERVLPPLTRILKLWKAWGDEQPNMQFVLVKADAFLPVPLWRTAEAKLVQNAEKQRELSPANYLKTLPPNKQKRIVRKTFRKLAKIKQDMVSQDRDNMETLVHLIISQDHTIHQQVKRMKELDLEIEKCEAKFHLDWIENDGENYVQDAYLMPSFNDVEQKLDLQYDESETLEDLNKSDGIIQLEERLKYYRMLIDKLSTEIEKEVRSVCIEINEDAEGATAAELECSNLESVKCDLEKSMKAGLKIHSHLSGIQKEIKYSDSLLQMKAKEYELLAEEFNLLHVSNKDGCQLKENRGKESEVPNSSENVPPFTQRVFNMYTNDTDSDTGISSNHSQDSETTVGDVVLLST